Proteins found in one Leptospira neocaledonica genomic segment:
- a CDS encoding cation:proton antiporter produces the protein MEHHSLTLLVDIALSIIFATLFAIIAKAFKQPLVLGYVIAGLIIGPLFGPFVGGKLTIGYVKSEESIELISEIGLILLLFIIGLEIDLKELARMGKSMFALGVIQFFLGVAAAWFAFRTFFPPAPGNFDLLYFAIALSLSSTMIVVKLLHDKFEISTVAGRLTIGVLVLQDIWAILFMGIQPDLQDPQILNVLGSLVKGIALVAISFVISRYILSRLFLFAASKPELVLITSIAWCFFLCGVAEKLQLSKEMGALIAGVSIAAFPYGADVISKLSGIRDFFITLFFVALGMKIQAPSASDLGLAFLAVGFVLVSRVLIIAPTVFFSGKGLRAGIVAGLNLAQISEFSLVILALGVQKEHIGKDLQAIVLTSMIIASIISTYVILFNDKIARGIISFLSIFGVKENKEPLESQVTGETKRDIVVLGYFRIAQGLIDGIEDDKPSWLKRMLVVDFNPIYRQTLESKGIRWAYGDLANPESLHHLGIEEARYIVCTVSDMILKGTTNRRLLESLKSICRHHQPKIILTTDDPKEAEVLRNNGAAHVIVPGKISGLSLFTELSGMVDQNGSSTIAKSAKVKPKKTTSNKKKVKKTK, from the coding sequence TTAGTATTATTTTCGCGACTCTTTTCGCAATCATAGCAAAAGCATTCAAACAACCTCTGGTCTTAGGTTATGTAATCGCCGGTTTGATCATCGGCCCATTATTCGGACCTTTTGTGGGTGGAAAGCTGACCATCGGTTATGTTAAAAGTGAAGAGAGTATAGAACTGATCTCTGAGATCGGTTTGATTCTTTTATTGTTCATCATCGGTCTAGAGATCGATCTAAAAGAATTGGCTAGAATGGGAAAATCCATGTTTGCCCTGGGAGTTATACAATTCTTCTTAGGCGTCGCGGCGGCTTGGTTCGCATTCCGCACATTCTTCCCTCCTGCTCCCGGCAATTTTGACCTTCTCTACTTTGCGATCGCACTCTCTCTCAGCTCAACAATGATCGTGGTCAAACTTCTACATGATAAGTTCGAGATCAGTACGGTAGCAGGGCGACTTACGATAGGAGTCTTGGTCTTACAGGATATTTGGGCTATTCTCTTTATGGGAATCCAACCGGATTTGCAAGATCCTCAAATCCTGAACGTGCTCGGCTCTTTAGTCAAAGGTATTGCTCTTGTTGCTATCTCCTTCGTGATCAGCCGTTATATTCTATCCAGACTTTTCCTATTCGCAGCTTCTAAACCAGAATTGGTTTTAATCACTTCTATCGCTTGGTGTTTCTTCTTATGCGGTGTTGCGGAAAAACTCCAACTCTCCAAAGAGATGGGAGCATTGATTGCCGGAGTGAGTATCGCAGCCTTCCCTTACGGCGCAGATGTAATCAGCAAACTTTCCGGCATCAGGGACTTCTTCATTACATTATTCTTCGTAGCTCTAGGGATGAAAATCCAAGCTCCGAGTGCAAGCGACTTAGGTCTCGCATTCTTAGCTGTCGGATTCGTTTTAGTGAGCCGAGTTTTGATCATTGCTCCGACTGTGTTCTTCTCCGGCAAAGGTTTAAGAGCTGGAATTGTTGCAGGTCTAAACTTAGCGCAAATTTCGGAATTTTCCTTGGTGATCTTGGCGCTCGGAGTGCAAAAGGAACATATTGGAAAAGATCTGCAAGCGATCGTTCTTACTTCTATGATCATCGCTTCTATCATCTCCACTTATGTAATTTTATTTAACGATAAGATCGCAAGAGGGATTATCTCCTTCTTATCCATCTTTGGGGTGAAGGAAAACAAAGAACCTTTAGAATCCCAAGTGACTGGAGAAACCAAAAGAGATATCGTAGTGTTAGGATATTTCAGAATTGCCCAAGGTTTGATCGATGGAATAGAAGATGATAAACCTTCTTGGTTAAAAAGAATGTTGGTCGTGGATTTTAATCCAATCTATAGACAAACTCTGGAATCTAAGGGAATCCGTTGGGCGTATGGAGATTTAGCAAATCCGGAAAGCCTTCATCATTTGGGAATAGAAGAAGCAAGATACATTGTATGTACGGTTTCCGATATGATCTTAAAAGGAACGACCAATCGCAGATTACTGGAGTCCTTAAAAAGTATCTGTAGGCATCACCAACCGAAGATCATTCTGACTACGGATGATCCAAAAGAAGCGGAAGTTCTTAGAAATAACGGAGCGGCCCACGTAATCGTTCCTGGCAAAATTTCAGGACTTTCTCTATTCACTGAATTATCAGGAATGGTAGACCAGAATGGAAGCAGCACAATTGCAAAATCTGCAAAGGTGAAACCTAAAAAAACAACGTCGAATAAGAAGAAGGTCAAAAAGACCAAGTAG
- a CDS encoding DUF1289 domain-containing protein, whose amino-acid sequence MIVRSPCIKICNMDYDTGLCEGCYRTLEEIGRWTMYSEDERKSIRLKIEERKISLGKPSFKNP is encoded by the coding sequence ATGATTGTTCGTTCTCCATGTATCAAAATTTGCAATATGGACTATGACACCGGTCTCTGCGAAGGTTGTTATCGCACCCTAGAAGAGATCGGCAGATGGACCATGTATTCTGAGGACGAAAGGAAATCGATCCGGCTTAAAATAGAAGAAAGAAAAATTTCTCTCGGAAAACCTTCTTTTAAAAATCCTTAA